The following are from one region of the Molothrus aeneus isolate 106 chromosome 7, BPBGC_Maene_1.0, whole genome shotgun sequence genome:
- the SLC15A2 gene encoding solute carrier family 15 member 2 isoform X7, whose protein sequence is MVGDKARGEMNAFQRNESKETLFTFISAGDDPPKGDFPLQKKSPKLCGSNYPLSIAFIVVNEFCERFSYYGMRAVLTLYFLSFFHWDENLSTAVYHAFSALCYFTPVIGAIMADSWLGKYKTIIYLSIVYVVGHLIKSVGAIPSLGNQAVHVVLSMVGLFLIALGTGGIKPCVSAFGGDQFEEEHTSERSKFFSIFYLSINAGSLISTFVTPVLRGDVKCFGEDCYALAFGVPAALMVLALVVFIAGSGLYRKTPPQGNVLLEVCKCIGFAIKNRLKNRSPEIPKRDHWLDWASEKYSKQLIGEVKMVTRVLFLFIPLPMFWALFDQQGSRWTLQATKMNADFGIYVLQPDQMQFLNPLLILVFIPIFDFGLYPLINMCKLNFTPIRKMATGMILAGLAFGLAAIIEVKINETDMPRLVPKESLIRVLNLAKNPVQVAIQDKDLFQQPVESFQNPAEYSKLILNGEQQSLHFTLQHQGLTLAFNYTVKEKSVYSLIVFEAEGSLSSRLITDLEAKPENGLAAVRFVNALSQDVNLTINSKSFIVVQKNYSASEYSLLERDIYNDGKCITETGEFPLELGLLDFGASYTVVITNISGGAVETWKSEDIKANNVHMAWQLPQYLLISAGEVMFSITGLAFSYSQQEI, encoded by the exons ATGGTGGGAGACAAGGCGAGAGGGGAGATGAACGCTTTTCAGAGAAACGAATCCAAGGAAACTTTGTtcacttttatttctgcaggAGATGATCCCCCCAAAGGAGATTTCCCTCTTCAGAAAAAATCTCCG AAACTCTGTGGCTCCAACTACCCCCTGAGCATTGCTTTCATTGTGGTGAACGAGTTCTGTGAGCGCTTCTCCTACTATGGCATGAGAG cTGTCCTGACACTCTATTTCTTAAGCTTCTTCCACTGGGATGAGAATCTCTCCACTGCTGTGTACCATGCCTTCTCTGCGTTGTGTTATTTCACACCTGTCATCGGAGCCATCATGGCAGACTCATGGCTGGGCAAATACAA GACGATCATCTACCTCTCCATTGTGTATGTTGTTGGCCATCTGATAAAGTCAGTCGGTGCCATTCCATCCCTGGGCAACCAGGCAGTTCATGT GGTCCTGTCTATGGTTGGTCTGTTTTTGATCGCCCTTGGAACGGGAGGTATCAAGCCCTGTGTCTCTGCATTTGGTGGGGACCAGTTTGAAGAGGAACAC ACCTCAGAGAGAAGCaagtttttttccatcttctatTTATCCATTAATGCTGGAAGTTTGATCTCCACGTTTGTAACTCCTGTATTAAGAG GGGATGTGAAATGTTTTGGAGAGGATTGTTATGCACTGGCTTTTGGTGtcccagcagcactgatggTGTTGGCACTTG ttgtgttCATTGCTGGAAGTGGACTGTACagaaaaacaccaccacaaGGAAATGTCTTGCTGGAAGTGTGCAAATGCATTGGT TTTGCTATTAAAAACCGGCTGAAAAACCGCTCCCCTGAGATTCCAAAGAGAGATCACTGGCTGGACTGGGCTTCAGAAAAATACTCA AAACAGCTGATTGGGGAGGTCAAAATGGTGACTCGTGTTCTCTTCCTCTTCATACCACTGCCAATGTTCTGGGCCCTGTTTGATCAGCAG GGATCCAGGTGGACTTTGCAAGCCACAAAAATGAATGCTGATTTT GGAATATATGTCCTTCAGCCTGACCAAATGCAG TTCTTAAATCCACTTCTTATTCTTGTCTTCATCCCAATTTTTGACTTTGGGCTCTACCCCCTGATAAACATGTGCAAATTGAATTTCAC ACCTATTAGGAAAATGGCAACAGGTATGATCCTTGCAGGGCTGGCATTTGGACTTGCAGCCATTATAGAAGTCAAAATAAAT GAAACCGATATGCCTCGACTTGTCCCAAAAGAAAGTTTAATTCGGGTCCTGAATTTGGCAAAGAACCCTGTTCAAGTGGCAATCCAAGATAAGGACCTATTTCAGCAGCCTGTGGAGTCTTTTCAG aACCCAGCTGAGTACTCAAAATTAATATTGAATGGAGAGCAACAGAGCCTTCACTTCACCCTGCAACATCAAGGATTGACTCTTGCTTTTAACTACACCGTGAAGGAAAAATCAGTATACAGCTTAATTGTTTTTGAGGCAGAAGGAAGCCTATCAAGCCGCTTA ATTACAGACTTGGAAGCAAAGCCAGAAAATGGTTTGGCAGCTGTTAG ATTTGTTAATGCTTTGAGCCAAGATGTCAACCTCACCATCAATAGCAAAAGTTTCATTGTTGTTCAGAAAAACTACAGTGCTTCTGAGTACTCACTGCTGGAGAGGGACAT ATATAATGATGGAAAATGCATAACTGAAACAGGAGAGTTCCCCCTGGAGCTAGGGCTGCTTGACTTTGGTGCCTCATACACTGTTGTGATAACTAAT